TTTGACTTTTACAAACGTGGCAATGCCTTAATCCGAAGTTATTTTCATAGAGAGCCTGAACGGCTCTCTATTAGAAAATGGATGAAGCTATATCACGAAGCTAACTATCTTAAACAGCTTGATGCCGAATCAATGGCAACTGTATTAACTCATTTATTTGGAACCAAAGAAGAATAATGTCAGATCAAAAAACCGATTGGATACTTGAATTAGTCGATAAGATAACACAGCCTGTTAAAGAGGTCACGTCTTCTATTGACAAAATGGAAGTTGCAATTCATGGGGTTGACGACAAAGTTCTTAAAATGGGTAATAACTCTGCGCAGGCTTTTGAGAAAACTAATAACTCATTAAAATTGGTTGCTGCTAATGCTGCATCACAGGCTATAACAAATTTTGGTCAGCCTTTTCTTGATGGAGCTGATGGAGCTTACAAATTCGATTCCTCATTACATGAGTTGAAAGCCATTACTGGGGTTTCGGATGAAGCTATTCAACAAATAGGACAAAGCGCAAAAGATACTGCAGCACAGTTTGGAAGTAAAGCTCAAGATGATGTAAGAGCCTATACTGTTTTACTTTCAAAACTAGCTCCTGAAATAGCTGATAATCCTGTTGCTCTTGCACAAATGGGAACTAGTGTAGCAAAGCTTGCCGAAACGATGCATAATAACTTAGAAGGTGCTACTAATGCAGCTTCAAGTGCAATGAATCAATTTGGCGTTGATTTAAGTAATCCAGAAGAGGCAGCTAACAAAATGGATGAAATGCTTAATCAGATGGTTGCCTCAGCTAAAGTAGGTAGTCAAGAAGTTGACCAGGTTGCTGCGGGTCTTGATCAGTCTGGAGCAAAAGCAAAAGCTGCTAATGTCAGTTTTGCTGAAACAAATGCTGCATTACAAGTAATGGGGAAATATGGAAAGGAAGGAGCTGAAGGCGGTATTGCATTAAGAAATGTGCTTTCTATCCTGGATAAAAAAGAGTTTCTCCCAAAAGAAGTATTAGAGCAACTACAAAAGGCAGGCATCAACGTTGACAAACTTGCAGATAAAACTAAACCTTTAGCAGTTAGACTTGAGGAGCTTCAAAAGCTTAAAGGTAAAGATAATGTTCTTGGAGCCATGTTTGGGATGGAAAATACAATTGCTATTACCGGACTTCTTGGAAACTTAGATTTACTTAAAAAGTATACAAAAGATATTGAAAGCGATCAGACAGCGCTTAATGATATGGCTCAAGAAATGGGTAAAAGTTATCAGGAGCAAAAGGATCGTATTGTTTCTTATTTTGATAATATCAAGCTTTCGATTTACGGCGCTACTGGAAGTATGCTACCATTTATTGATGTAGGATTACAGGGTATTATGGGAGTTATCAATCTGGCACCTGGATTAGTTGCCATGTCACAATTGTACACCATGTTAAAGGCGTCAACAATAGGTCAAACTATTGCACAATGGAACCTTAATGCGGCCATGGATGCCAATCCTATAGGTGCTATTATTTTAATCGTTATGGCTTTAGTAGCTGCAGTAACTGTAATAATAGCGAAATGGGATGAATGGGGTGCAGCGCTGAGTATTTTCATGGGACCACTTGGTTTAGTTATATCATTGGTTCAGAGTTTTAGAAAACACTGGGATAGCATAACAGATGCTTTTACTAAAGGCGGAATTGTTGCAGGAATTAAACGTATTGGATTGGTTTTACTTGATGCTTTATTATATCCAGTTCAACAGTTATTAGAGCTTTTATCTAAAGTACCTGGTCTTGGAGGTTTAGCTGGTGGAGGAGCAAAATGGATTAAGGATATGCGCCATAATCTTGCTCTTGATGAGAATGATAAAAAGGCTGAAAAGACAAAATCTGAAGTAAAAAAGCCAGAGGATATCAAAAAGCCTTCAAGCCCTCCTACAGCCAAACCTGACCCAACGAAAGATGTAACAGGCAACACAAGTCAGGGAGCAGCAAAGATTATTAACATGACTTTATCAGTAAACAATGTTTATCATGTTGCTAAATCACAGCTCCATGATATGGAAAAATTTGCAGATCATGTGGTCGGCAAAATCAACGATACAATGAAAGACGCTTTAATTGCTTCAGGATCATAATGGCAGTAAATTTAACTATAGGTAATTTATTTGTTGAGGCTTTTGGCCTGCAGTTCCTTGATCGTTACAAAGTAGGTATTGAAGGAATGCCAAATGCTCCGCAGCAGTCTTTTAAAGGGATACAAATCGTAGAAGATGCTAACGAGTCTTTTGAAAGCAGTTCTTACGGTACTCCGATTTTGTTTCCGATCACTTTTTTAGAAGGTACCTACAAAAAGTACAATGACAAAGGAGAAATCGTTGAGAAGAAAATGGGAACCATGCGCCTTCCGATTGCTACAATTATGGATTTTGACAGACAGAAGATAATTGGCGACACTAAAGTAAACGGAGGACGTGGCAGCGTAAAAGAGATTTATGGATTTGATAACTGGAAGATTACCATCAATGGAATTCTTATACCGGACAAATCACAGCCTCAAAATCTGGTTGACATTAAAGACCAGGAAAGAGAGCTTACAAAATGGGATAACCTGGCAAGTGCTATCGAAGTGGGTTGCGAGCTTTTCACCGACAAAAGAATTAAGTACATAACAATATTGGGAATTAAGTTTTCGCCATTACGTGGGCAGCCTAATATCAGAACGTTTACGATTGACGCGCTTTCGGACGAGCCAATTGAATTGAATATAAAAACAAAAGTATGACAGTTGCAATGGTTTCTAAAATAGTATTTCCTGCTAGAGATGGTAGAGAAGAAATCATTATTAGAAAATGTAATTCTGTCGTTATTGAAAGCTCTTGGGAGATGTTGACATCAACAGCAACTATAAAGCTTCCAAGAAATGTTAAGGACTTTGACAAGCTGAATGTTAAAACGATTTTCAAAAAAGGAGATCCAGTCCAAATTTATTTGGGATATGATGAAAACCTTATTTTGGAATTTGATGGATTTGTAAATGAGGTTTATGCTGATGTTCCAGTAGTCATTAAATGTGATGACTATATGTATTTATTAAAGAAGTATCCGGCTAATGTATCAATGAGAAGCACGAAGCTTGAGGACTTAATTAAAAAAATAGTACCAGAGGGAATTGAGTATGATGTTGCGGATATTAACATAGGAACTAAGCGCTGGGCAAATACAACGGCCGCTAAAATTCTGGAAGAGTTACAGGAAAATAACATTTATAGTTATTTCAAAGGAAGAAAGTTAATTGTAGGTAAGATTTATACTGATGATGCTGTAGAACCAGTCATTTTCAATTTCAATCAAAACGTTGTTGATCATAACCTGCAGTACAAAAATAAAGAAGACGTTCTTATAAAGATTAAGGGTATTTCAACTTTGCCAAATGGTCGTAAAATAACGGCTGAGTATGGAGATGATGGAGGAACCTTGCAAACTTTAAGTTATTACAATATAACTGTCAAAGCTGAAGTTGAAAAGCTAATCAAGGCAGATTATGAAAAGTTTAAAGTTGAAGGTTTTCAGGGTCATGTAGAAATATTTGGAGTACCAAGCGTGACACATGGAATGAAAGCTGATATCATTAGCAATCAATACCCAGACAGAAGAGGTTTATATTTTATTAAAAAAGTGGTTAAGACCTATGATGACAGTCCGAAGTATCACCAGGAATGTTATTTGGATAAAAAAGCGGAATAATGAGCAAACATCTACAGGAATTTAAAAAGCTTTTGACAGAAAAGATAAAAGCTAGAATACCAATTCAAACGGAATGGGTGAAAGTTTCTGAAGTTGATTGGGAAGCTAAGACAATGACCTGCATTGGTGAAAATAATGGTCTTGAATATTTTGATGTTTTGCTTGGTCTTGGTTCCATAGTTATCAAGCCAAAAGTTGACAGCCTAGCATTAGTTGGATCTATACACAATGGAGAAGCAGCTTTTTTGATTTCATGCGAGGAAATGGAGGGATTTGAACTGATAGATCAATCAGGGTTTAAATTGTCTTTAAACAATGGTCAAATGATGATTAATGGAGATGATTTTGGAGGAATAGTTAATGCTGTTGAATTAAAAAATCAGGTTGATAAAAACACATTAATCCTCCAAAAGATACAAGAAGTATTTACTAATTGGAATGTGGTTCCAAACGATGGAGGAGCAGCATTAAAAATATTGTCATCCCAATTTAGAAATTTAGATAGAGCAAATCTATCAAACATACAAAATACAAAGATTAAACATGGCTAAGGACCTTTTATTAGATGCAGACTTAGATATCCTAATTGAAGCAGGTGATTTTGTTATAGGCGAAAGTACTGTTCAAGAGGTTGCTCTTATTTTATGTTCTAACCAGGGCGATTGGAAAAATGAGCCATTAATCGGAGCTAACTTAATAAAATACATTCGTACTGGTGCAAAACCTGCAGATATCAAAAGAGTAGTTACTTTTCAAATGGAGCAAGATGCCAAAGATTACGACGATATAAAAGATTTATTAAAAATAAACACTTAACGCCATGAATGAAATCTTTGTTCAATTTGTTGCACCATTATTAACTACCGGAATAGGAGCTTGGATAGGTTGGTTTTTTACTAGAAGAAAGTATAATGCCGATGCAACTACAACTGAAATTGATAACGGTTCAAAGTTAGTTGACCTATATAAAAATGCTTTGGATGATTTACC
The window above is part of the Flavobacterium sp. N1994 genome. Proteins encoded here:
- a CDS encoding phage tail tape measure protein, yielding MSDQKTDWILELVDKITQPVKEVTSSIDKMEVAIHGVDDKVLKMGNNSAQAFEKTNNSLKLVAANAASQAITNFGQPFLDGADGAYKFDSSLHELKAITGVSDEAIQQIGQSAKDTAAQFGSKAQDDVRAYTVLLSKLAPEIADNPVALAQMGTSVAKLAETMHNNLEGATNAASSAMNQFGVDLSNPEEAANKMDEMLNQMVASAKVGSQEVDQVAAGLDQSGAKAKAANVSFAETNAALQVMGKYGKEGAEGGIALRNVLSILDKKEFLPKEVLEQLQKAGINVDKLADKTKPLAVRLEELQKLKGKDNVLGAMFGMENTIAITGLLGNLDLLKKYTKDIESDQTALNDMAQEMGKSYQEQKDRIVSYFDNIKLSIYGATGSMLPFIDVGLQGIMGVINLAPGLVAMSQLYTMLKASTIGQTIAQWNLNAAMDANPIGAIILIVMALVAAVTVIIAKWDEWGAALSIFMGPLGLVISLVQSFRKHWDSITDAFTKGGIVAGIKRIGLVLLDALLYPVQQLLELLSKVPGLGGLAGGGAKWIKDMRHNLALDENDKKAEKTKSEVKKPEDIKKPSSPPTAKPDPTKDVTGNTSQGAAKIINMTLSVNNVYHVAKSQLHDMEKFADHVVGKINDTMKDALIASGS
- a CDS encoding DUF6046 domain-containing protein, producing the protein MAVNLTIGNLFVEAFGLQFLDRYKVGIEGMPNAPQQSFKGIQIVEDANESFESSSYGTPILFPITFLEGTYKKYNDKGEIVEKKMGTMRLPIATIMDFDRQKIIGDTKVNGGRGSVKEIYGFDNWKITINGILIPDKSQPQNLVDIKDQERELTKWDNLASAIEVGCELFTDKRIKYITILGIKFSPLRGQPNIRTFTIDALSDEPIELNIKTKV